Proteins encoded within one genomic window of Zootoca vivipara chromosome 12, rZooViv1.1, whole genome shotgun sequence:
- the GUK1 gene encoding guanylate kinase isoform X2 — protein sequence MRTSSASASPVNTTRQPRPGEVNGKDYHFVTREEMQKQIDAGGFIENAEFSGNLYGTSKAAIQAVQAQNQICVLDIDMQGVKNIKRTDLNPIYISVQAPSIEVLEKRLRDRQTETEDSLQKRLNAARIDMELSKEPGLFDLIIINNDLEEAYTELKNILAVEIQKAQGSKKS from the exons ATGAGAACGTCTTCGGCTTCAGCGTCTCCCGTGA ATACCACAAGGCAACCGAGACCCGGAGAAGTGAATGGAAAAG ATTACCATTTTGTGACCAGGGAAGAGATGCAGAAGCAAATTGACGCTGGAGGGTTCATTGAAAATGCAGAATTTTCTGGGAACTTGTACGGAACAAG caaAGCAGCTATCCAGGCTGTGCAAGCGCAGAACCAGATCTGCGTTTTGGACATAGACATGCAGGGTGTGAAGAACATCAAGAGAACTGACCTTAATCCCATCTACATCTCTGTCCAAGCCCCGTCCATAGAAGTCTTG GAAAAAAGGTTACGGGACCGACAGACGGAAACGGAGGATAGTTTACAGAAGCGGCTGAACGCAGCTCGCATCGATATGGAACTTA GTAAGGAGCCTGGGCTTTTCGACTTGATCATCATTAACAATGATTTGGAAGAAGCATATACCGAGCTGAAAAATATTCTTGCAGTG GAAATCCAGAAGGCGCAGGGATCCAAGAAATCATGA
- the GUK1 gene encoding guanylate kinase isoform X1, with translation MRWRRFLCRALSVMTGPRPVVLSGPSGAGKSTLLKRLLKDYENVFGFSVSHTTRQPRPGEVNGKDYHFVTREEMQKQIDAGGFIENAEFSGNLYGTSKAAIQAVQAQNQICVLDIDMQGVKNIKRTDLNPIYISVQAPSIEVLEKRLRDRQTETEDSLQKRLNAARIDMELSKEPGLFDLIIINNDLEEAYTELKNILAVEIQKAQGSKKS, from the exons TTATGACGGGACCAAGGCCAGTTGTCCTGAGCGGGCCGTCCGGTGCGGGGAAAAGCACCCTGCTGAAGAGACTCCTGAAGGATTATGAGAACGTCTTCGGCTTCAGCGTCTCCC ATACCACAAGGCAACCGAGACCCGGAGAAGTGAATGGAAAAG ATTACCATTTTGTGACCAGGGAAGAGATGCAGAAGCAAATTGACGCTGGAGGGTTCATTGAAAATGCAGAATTTTCTGGGAACTTGTACGGAACAAG caaAGCAGCTATCCAGGCTGTGCAAGCGCAGAACCAGATCTGCGTTTTGGACATAGACATGCAGGGTGTGAAGAACATCAAGAGAACTGACCTTAATCCCATCTACATCTCTGTCCAAGCCCCGTCCATAGAAGTCTTG GAAAAAAGGTTACGGGACCGACAGACGGAAACGGAGGATAGTTTACAGAAGCGGCTGAACGCAGCTCGCATCGATATGGAACTTA GTAAGGAGCCTGGGCTTTTCGACTTGATCATCATTAACAATGATTTGGAAGAAGCATATACCGAGCTGAAAAATATTCTTGCAGTG GAAATCCAGAAGGCGCAGGGATCCAAGAAATCATGA